In the genome of Anopheles bellator unplaced genomic scaffold, idAnoBellAS_SP24_06.2 scaffold01069_ctg1, whole genome shotgun sequence, the window CCGTGTCGGATGACAAAGGATCTGTTCCCTCGATGGCGAAATCGTTAACCGAAGTGCGAGGATCGTAACGGTAGCTCGAACACGGCTGAGGCGAGAGATGAGGGTTGTCTGTTGCAGCCACACATATCTGGTCGGACTGCTCTTCCGAGTCGGAAATATCTTCCAGGCCAAATTCCGAATCGTCCGAAACAGAGCTGCAGCCGTCGGTACTCACAGCTGATTTTGTGTGATCTTTGGCTCCGGGCTGCTCACCCTTCTGTGTACTTGACGGTTCCAGCTTTCCGTCGCATTGGTCGCGCTCAATGTCAACCAAATCGGtggatcgtcgtcgtttcgcGCTTTCAAATTCAATCGGACTACCAATGCGGCTGGAACTATCGTCTGAACTACTGTCGCTGCTATCGGACTGGGTGGACCGATTTATTTGGTATTGCTTGGGTAGACGTTCCGCGTCGGGAGGAGCAAAAATGGTACTGGCCTTTTTGCATGTTTCGTTAGCACGGTTTACCGGTGACGTGCCTGTTGCGACCGGCTCATCGTAGGCAACGGCACTACTATGGGATACAGCTCGTTTCTGCTTTTCCCCACCATCCGTCCCGACGTCCTGCTCGCTGCTCATCGTCCCACTCGTGGAACAGCCACGATCTCCACCGGTCGATCGGCCTGGTTGAGGCACCTTCTGGCGCTTCAGGCTCTGCGCGATCACACGCTTTTGGTGATCCAGCTGCGGGAACAGATCTTTCGACTTTTCAAGCGCTTCCTGCGCGGCGTTCATTTCAGCCTGCTGGATGCTGTGACCATTTGCGCAGGCCAGTCGCGTGCCGCGAAAGTATACCGCCACCGAGTAGACGCGCGTGTTCGTCGGTCCGGTACACTCGATTACTTTGTATACCGGTATGTCCGGTTCGCCTCCATCCATGGTACGCAGCGTGAGACAGCACTGCTGCAACTTCGACTTCGGATCATTCCAGTCTTGGTTCATAATAAAGTCCTGCAGCCGCGGGAACAGACATACCTGACAGAAGACTTCGCAGTACTTCAGCCCGCGATCAACGTACATCGCTCCCAGGAACGCCTCGAGCAGATCCGCCCGATCCTTTGTTTTGAGCTCCGCCTTCGGGTTCGAATATACCGCGTACTGAGTCATGCCCAGATCGTCGCACACGACCGCCTGCGTTCGATTGTTAACCAGAGAGCTTCGCAGCAGCGACAAGTGACCCTCGTGGTGCTCGGGAAAGTGTCGGTAAAGATACTCGGAACATATCAATTGCAGAACCGTGTCGCCGAAAAACTCAAGCCGCTGGTTCGAGCCAAGGGTCAAATTGGTGAATCCCATGGAACGATCAGTGAAAGCGCGAGCCAATAGCCGGATGTGTCTGAATTTCACACCAATCGAGTCTTCGAATCGCGTCAGCATTTTGAGCATCTCAAACGACTCAATGTGATGGCGGTCGCCATCCGGTTCCTGTTCCTGCAGCGGATGCGGTGGATAGTTTACCCAGACGCTGTGCAGGGCGGGATCGTCCTTCCCATACAGGGCGTAAGCGAACACACGGTCAGCCACTTCGATGCCACCGTCGAGCAACAGAGCACCCATCAGCGCCTCGAAGCAGTTGGCAAGCGCATGGCGTAACTCGAGCTCATGGCACAGGTCCGACCCATGAGCGTACAGCATAAACTCCTCCAATTGGAGCTTCTTGGCCAATACCGCCAGATGCTGGTTCTGCACAATCGCTGCACGGTAGGTCGCCAGTCCGCCTTCCTCCAGATCGGGAAACATGTGAAACAGATGAATCGAGGTAATGAATTCGACAACTGCGTCACCAAGAAACTCAAGCCGCTCGTTGTGGGTAATGTTACTATCGGTCTCACACTCCTTGTCGCAACGCGACATTATGCTGATCAGTGTGTTGATGCCACGCTTGCGAGTGTTCATATAGTGGATCTTACGGTCACCATACTCCGGCTGGCGAATACCACAGTTCGTAAGGCTGTTACGCG includes:
- the LOC131214478 gene encoding ribonuclease 3-like, with product ASDTSGSSDENELDWSDENECNMAALEAKIKHPLRLHADLWHNDPGEMNDGPLCRCSARSQRTGIRHGKYPGEAGFPQCTQQSNNANKLHHYRITISPPTNFLTKTPTIIKHDQHEFLFEGFSLLAHEPIGELPTCKVIRFNIEYTILYLEEPMPENFTIRELDLFERFLFRELLELVDFSVQPSGPEDADSSCPCYHFLPRFVRDLPDNGKEVLAMAEVLRYLLDNSGPLVQPELLGEMMTMGQGEWQDYVDCLKGMVVTNPGMKPCSVRVDQLDRNISDVPEAASALDANGLVHPVIVHFGIRPPQLSYAGNSEYQKAWREYIKNRHLVANMSKPSFDDKRKLEAKENRLLEMRMQGRMKRNITIAVSARSFHRTGIMCDMVQYAMLIPVLTGHLRFHRALDVLERVIDYKFTNRYTLQLALTHPSYKENFGTNPDHARNSLTNCGIRQPEYGDRKIHYMNTRKRGINTLISIMSRCDKECETDSNITHNERLEFLGDAVVEFITSIHLFHMFPDLEEGGLATYRAAIVQNQHLAVLAKKLQLEEFMLYAHGSDLCHELELRHALANCFEALMGALLLDGGIEVADRVFAYALYGKDDPALHSVWVNYPPHPLQEQEPDGDRHHIESFEMLKMLTRFEDSIGVKFRHIRLLARAFTDRSMGFTNLTLGSNQRLEFFGDTVLQLICSEYLYRHFPEHHEGHLSLLRSSLVNNRTQAVVCDDLGMTQYAVYSNPKAELKTKDRADLLEAFLGAMYVDRGLKYCEVFCQVCLFPRLQDFIMNQDWNDPKSKLQQCCLTLRTMDGGEPDIPVYKVIECTGPTNTRVYSVAVYFRGTRLACANGHSIQQAEMNAAQEALEKSKDLFPQLDHQKRVIAQSLKRQKVPQPGRSTGGDRGCSTSGTMSSEQDVGTDGGEKQKRAVSHSSAVAYDEPVATGTSPVNRANETCKKASTIFAPPDAERLPKQYQINRSTQSDSSDSSSDDSSSRIGSPIEFESAKRRRSTDLVDIERDQCDGKLEPSSTQKGEQPGAKDHTKSAVSTDGCSSVSDDSEFGLEDISDSEEQSDQI